Proteins co-encoded in one Populus trichocarpa isolate Nisqually-1 chromosome 10, P.trichocarpa_v4.1, whole genome shotgun sequence genomic window:
- the LOC7485825 gene encoding phytochrome B isoform X2 → MASQSQRQSNQPVHNQAQSSGTSNMRQHHHATESVSKAIAQYTVDAQLHAVFEQSGGTGRSFDYSKSVRTTNQSVPEQQITAYLSKIQRGGHIQPFGCMIAADEQSFRVIAYSENAKDMLGLTPQSVPSLEKQEILFVGADVRILFRPSSAVLLEKAFGAREITLLNPIWIHSKNSGKPFYAILHRIDVGIVIDLEPARTEDPALSIAGAVQSQKLAVRAISQLQSLPGGDIKLLCDTVVDSVRELTGYDRVMVYKFHEDEHGEVVAENKRVDLEPYIGLHYPSTDIPQASRFLFKQNRVRMIVDCHAIPVRVIQDEALMQPLCLVGSTLRAPHGCHAQYMENMGSIASLAMAVIIYGNDEEAIGGRNSMRLWGLVVCHHTSARCIPFPLRYACEFLMQAFGLQLNMELQLASQLLEKHVLRTQTLLCDMLLRDSPTGIVTQSPSIMDLVKCDGAALYYQGQYYPLGVTPTETQIKDIVEWLLTLHGDPTGLSTDSLADAGYPGAAFLGDAVCGMAVAYIAERDFLFWFRSHTAKEVKWGGAKHHPEDKDDGQRMHPRSSFKAFLEVVKSRSLPWENAEMDAIHSLQLILRDSFRDAEATNSKAVVHTQLKDMELQGMDELSSVAREMVRLIETATAPIFAVDVDGRINGWNAKVAELTGLSVEEAMGKSLVHDLVYKEYEEIVDKLIHRAVKGEEDKNVEIKLRTFCSEHQKKAVFVVVNACSSKDYMDNIVGVCFVGQDITGQKVVMDKYVLIQGDYKAIVHSPNPSIPPIFASDENTCCLEWNTAMEKLTGWSRGEVVGKMLVGEVFGSCCRLKGPDALTKFMIALHNAIGGIDTDKLPFSFFDRNEKNVQTLLTANKRVNMEGDIIGAFCFLQIASPELQQTLKVQKQQEKKSFARMKELAYICQEIKNPLSGIHFTNSLLENTDLTEDQQQFLETSAACEKQILKIIRDIDLESIENG, encoded by the exons atggcatCACAATCACAAAGGCAAAGCAATCAGCCGGTACATAATCAAGCTCAGTCTTCGGGTACCAGTAACATGAGGCAACACCATCACGCCACAGAATCAGTAAGCAAAGCAATTGCACAATACACAGTCGATGCACAACTCCATGCAGTTTTTGAACAATCTGGTGGCACTGGTAGGTCATTTGATTACTCAAAGTCTGTTAGAACTACTAACCAGTCAGTACCTGAACAACAAATCACAGCGTATTTGTCAAAAATTCAAAGGGGTGGTCATATTCAGCCATTTGGGTGCATGATTGCTGCAGATGAACAGTCTTTTAGGGTCATTGCGTATAGCGAAAACGCCAAAGATATGCTTGGTTTAACTCCACAATCAGTCCCTTCTTTAGAGAAACAAGAAATTCTCTTTGTTGGGGCTGATGTAAGGATTCTTTTTAGGCCTTCCAGCGCTGTTTTGCTTGAAAAAGCATTTGGTGCAAGGGAAATAACATTGTTGAATCCAATTTGGATTCATTCCAAGAATTCCGGGAAGCCCTTTTACGCAATTTTGCATAGGATTGATGTTGGTATTGTTATTGATTTAGAGCCTGCTAGGACTGAAGACCCTGCTTTATCTATAGCAGGGGCTGTTCAGTCTCAGAAGTTAGCAGTTCGTGCGATTTCACAATTACAATCACTTCCTGGTGGGGATATTAAGTTATTATGTGATACTGTTGTGGACAGTGTGAGAGAGCTTACCGGGTATGATAGAGTTATGGTTTATAAGTTTCATGAGGACGAGCATGGTGAGGTTGTCGCTGAGAATAAAAGGGTTGATTTGGAACCTTATATCGGTTTGCATTATCCTTCCACGGATATACCACAAGCTTCGAGGTTTTTGTTCAAGCAGAATAGGGTTAGGATGATTGTGGATTGTCATGCTATACCGGTCCGTGTTATTCAGGATGAGGCGCTTATGCAGCCTTTATGCTTGGTTGGTTCGACTCTTCGTGCTCCTCACGGTTGTCATGCTCAGTATATGGAGAATATGGGGTCGATTGCTTCATTGGCCATGGCTGTTATTATTTATGGAAATGATGAAGAAGCTATCGGTGGGAGGAACTCGATGAGGCTTTGGGGTTTGGTTGTTTGCCATCACACTTCTGCTAGGTGTATTCCATTTCCGCTTCGTTATGCGTGTGAGTTCTTAATGCAGGCTTTCGGGCTTCAATTGAACATGGAATTGCAGTTGGCATCGCAGTTGTTGGAGAAACATGTCTTGAGGACTCAGACTCTCTTATGTGATATGCTTCTCCGCGACTCTCCTACTGGCATTGTTACTCAAAGTCCAAGTATCATGGACCTTGTGAAGTGTGATGGGGCAGCTCTTTATTACCAGGGGCAGTATTACCCTTTAGGCGTGACCCCAACTGAAACCCAAATAAAAGATATTGTGGAGTGGTTGTTGACCCTTCATGGAGACCCAACTGGATTAAGCACTGACAGTTTGGCCGATGCTGGGTATCCTGGGGCAGCCTTTCTCGGCGATGCAGTTTGTGGGATGGCTGTTGCTTATATTGCTGagagagattttcttttttggtttcggTCTCACACTGCAAAGGAGGTCAAATGGGGTGGTGCGAAGCATCACCCAGAGGACAAGGATGATGGGCAGAGGATGCATCCGCGTTCATCATTCAAGGCATTCTTAGAGGTGGTGAAGAGCCGGAGTTTACCGTGGGAGAATGCAGAAATGGATGCCATTCATTCTTTGCAGCTTATTTTGCGAGACTCATTTAGGGATGCTGAAGCAACCAATTCTAAGGCTGTTGTACATACCCAGCTCAAGGATATGGAATTGCAAGGTATGGATGAGCTCAGTTCGGTTGCAAGAGAAATGGTTAGACTAATAGAGACTGCAACTGCTCCGATATTTGCTGTAGACGTTGATGGCCGCATAAACGGGTGGAATGCAAAGGTTGCTGAGTTGACTGGACTCTCAGTTGAGGAAGCCATGGGGAAGTCTTTGGTTCACGATCTTGTTTATAAGGAATATGAAGAAATTGTTGACAAGCTTATTCATCGTGCAGTAAAAG GCGAAGAAGATAAGAACGTGGAGATAAAATTGAGGACCTTTTGCTCTGAACACCAAAAGAAGGCTGTTTTTGTGGTGGTAAATGCTTGTTCGAGCAAGGATTACATGGATAATATAGTTGGGGTTTGCTTTGTTGGTCAGGATATTACAGGTCAAAAAGTGGTAATGGACAAATACGTCCTTATACAAGGTGATTATAAGGCTATTGTACACAGTCCCAATCCTTCGATCCCTCCGATTTTTGCTTCAGATGAGAACACATGTTGCTTGGAGTGGAACACTGCCATGGAAAAACTCACAGGATGGTCCAGGGGCGAAGTTGTTGGGAAGATGTTGGTTGGGGAGGTTTTTGGCAGTTGCTGTAGGCTCAAGGGTCCAGATGCACTGACAAAATTCATGATTGCCCTGCACAATGCAATTGGAGGGATAGATACAGACAAGTTACCCTTTTCATTCTTTGACCGGAATGAAAAAAATGTGCAAACTCTCTTGACAGCTAACAAGAGGGTTAATATGGAGGGAGATATTATTGGAGCCTTCTGCTTCTTGCAGATTGCAAGTCCTGAGTTGCAGCAAACTTTGAAAGTTCAGAAacagcaggaaaaaaaaagctttgcaAGGATGAAAGAGTTGGCTTACATTTGCcaggaaataaaaaatcctttaaGTGGTATACACTTTACCAACTCGCTTTTGGAGAACACAGACTTGACTGAAGATCAACAGCAGTTTCTCGAGACTAGTGCTGCATGTGAAAAACAGATATTGAAGATCATACGAGACATTGATCTTGAGAGCATTGAAAATGGGTGA